The Pseudomonas sp. MPC6 nucleotide sequence ACAACACCCATAATTCGCAGTTCTACGATGCCAAGGGCATCCGTAACGTCTACCTGGGCGAATACACCCGCGTCGATGGCACCAAAATGGCCGGCGCCAGCCTGTCGTCCCTGGTGGCCAAGGCCGACCCGGCTGCCGACACCGCACTCAAGGCCGACCTGGCGGCGACCGAAGCGAAGATGCAGGTCATCGTCGATCACGCCAACAAGGGTGAGCACTACGACCAACTGATCGCTGCCGGTAACACGGCTGGCAACCAGATCGTCCGTGACGCTATCGCCTCCCTGGTCAAGCAGACCGGCTCGATCGAAGCGGCTGCCGGCAAACTGGGCATCAGCGACCTGAACCCGGACAATGCCGATCACGAGTTCTGATCAACGCAGGCTGAACAAAAGGCGACCTTCGGGTCGCCTTTTTTGTCCCTGCTGGACACAATCCCCTGTAGGAGCAGCGGTGCGGCGATCCGACTTGCCCGCGATGGCCTCGACGCGGTCTCAAGTCAAACGCGGCCCCACATCAACCAAACGATAATTCCTCTTATTCAATCCCCCCTGCCCTGTTAGACTTTGCGCCCTTGTTTTGCTCGTCTTGCAGGATGTCTGATGCCCTCGCTGCCTCTTCGCTTGTCCGCACTGTTGCTGGCCCTGGGCCTGAGTGCCTGCGATGACGCCCCGAAGTTCACCCAGGCCGAACCCGGTGAAGCCCGGTCCGGTGGCAGCGCGACCGTGCGCAAGACCGATCAGAATGCATTTTCCCTGCCCTCCGCCAACCTGCCGCCCTCCCGGCGCGTGGACTTCAGCGTCGGCAACAGCTTCTTTCGCAACCCGTGGGTGATCGCCCCGTCGACCACCACCGCGCGGGACGGCCTCGGCCCCTTGTTCAACACCAACGCCTGCCAGAACTGCCACATCAAGGACGGCCGCGGTCATCCGCCCGCGCCTGACGCGCCCAATGCCGTGTCGATGCTGGTACGCCTGTCGATTCCCGATACGCCGGCCTACGCCAAGGTCATCGAGCAGCTCGGCGTCGTCCCCGAGCCGGTCTACGGTGGGCAATTCCAGGACATGGCCGTGCCCGGCATCGTCCCGGAAGGCAAGGTGCGGGTCGATTACACGCCGGTATCGGTCCGTTTCAAGGACGGCACCGAAGTCCAATTGCGCAAACCGAGATTGCAGATCACCCAGCTCGGCTACGGACCGATGCATCCCGATACCCGTTTCTCGGCCAGGGTGGCACCGCCGATGATTGGCCTGGGGTTGCTCGAAGCGATTCCCGAAGAGGCGATCCTGGCCAATGCCGAGGCGCAGGCCCGTGAGAAAAATGGCATCGCCGGGCGCCCGAATCGGGTCTGGGATGACGCGCAACAGAAAACCGTGCTCGGGCGCTTTGGCTGGAAGGCCGGGCAACCGAACCTCAACCAGCAGAATGTCCACGCGTTTTCCGGCGACTTGGGCCTCACGACCAGCCTGCGCCCTGTGGATGACTGCACCGACGGGCAGACCGCCTGCAAGCAGGCGCCCAACGGCAATGGTCCAGATGGCGAGCCGGAAGTCAGCGATAACATTCTGCGCCTGGTGTTGTTCTACAGCCGAAACCTCGCGGTGCCGGCGCGCCGCGATGTCGGCGCGCCTGAAGTGCTGGCCGGCAAGAACCTGTTTTTCCAGGCGGGCTGCCAGTCCTGTCACACCCCCAAGTACACCACCGCCGCCAACGCCGCCGAACCTGAACTGGCCAATCAAGTGATTCGCCCGTACAGCGATCTGCTGCTGCATGACATGGGCGACGGCCTGGCCGACAACCGCAGCGAGTTCCAGGCCAGTGGCCGCGACTGGCGCACGCCGCCGCTGTGGGGCATCGGCCTGACGCAGGCGGTCAGTGGCCACACCCAGTTTTTGCATGACGGCCGCGCCCGCAACCTGCTCGAAGCCGTGCTCTGGCATGGCGGCGAAGCCAAGGCGGCGCAGCAACAGGTTTTGTCTTTCGATGCCGGGCAGCGTGCTGCGTTGCTGGCGTTTTTGAATTCCCTTTAATACCTATTCCTCAAGCGGGAGCCCGACATGTTCCGTCCCAAATTGTTGTTCACCAGCCTTGCCGCGTTAGCCCTGGGCGCCTGTTCGCCGCAGGACCCGCAGGCCGTCACCTCGGCGGCCATTGCCAAGTCGGTGATTTTGCCGACCTACACGCGTTGGGTTGAAGCCGACCGCCAACTGGCCGTCAGTGCCTTGGCCTACTGCGAAGGCAAGGCCGACCTCGACACCGCCCGCGCCGACTTCCTGCATGCGCAAAAAGCCTGGGCCGAGCTGCAACCGCTGCTGATCGGGCCGTTGGCCGAAGGCAATCGCGCCTGGCAGGTGCAGTTCTGGCCGGACAAGAAAAACCTGGTGGGCCGTCAGGTCGAGCAACTGGTCACTTCGCAGCCGCAAATCGATGCCGCCGCCCTGGCCAAGTCCAGCGTCGTGGTGCAAGGCCTGTCCGCCTACGAATACATCCTGTTCGACAGCAAGCCTGATGTGGCCAACGCCGAACAGAAAGCCAAGTACTGCCCGCTGCTGATCGCGATTGGCGAGCGTCAGCAGCAACTGGCCGAAGATATTCTCAAAGGCTGGAACAACACCGATGGCATGCTCGCGCAAATGAGCAAGTTCCCGAACCCGCGCTACGCCGATTCCCACGAAGCCATCGCCGACTTGCTGCGGGTGCAAGTCACCGCCCTCGACAGCCTGAAGAAAAAGCTCGGCACGCCGATGGGCCGCCAGACCAAGGGTGTGCCGCAACCGTTCCAGGCCGATGCATGGCGCAGCCAGTCTTCCCTGACGGGCCTGGAAGCCAGCCTCGCCGCCGCCAGGACCGTGTGGGAAGGGGTCGACAACAAAGGCCTGCGCGGCCTGTTGCCGAGCGAGCAGAAACCCTTGGCCGACAAGATCGACGCCGCGTATGCCGCCTCCCTGAATCTGTTCGCCAGCAACCAGCGCTCGCTGACTGAAATGCTCAACGACGATGCCGGTCGCCAGCAACTCAACGATATCTACGACAGCCTCAACGTCGTCCACCGCCTGCACGAAGGCGAACTGGCCAAGGCGCTGGGCATCCAACTGGGCTTCAACGCCAACGACGGTGACTGATGAGGGCAAGTGCCATGCTGCGACGCCAGGCTCTGACGTTAGGTAGTTTGCTGCTGGGAGCCGTGACACTGGGCGGCTGGACGCTGTTCAGGCAAAAGGACAAAAGCCCGTTGCTGCTCTCGGCGCGGGACGATGGCGACGGCAAGCACTACGCCGTCGGTTATCGGCTGGACGGCACCCGGGTGTTCGCCACCCGGGTCGGCCAGCGCTGCCACGACATCATCAATCACCCGACGCTGCCGATGGCATTGTTCGTCGCCCGCCGCCCGGGCACCGAGAGTTACCTGGTCGACCTGCGCGACGGCACGCTGCTGCAAACCGTGGCCTCGCAGCCGAACCGGCACTTCTACGGTCATGCGGTGATTCACCAGAGCGGCGACTGGCTGTACGCCACCGAGAACGACACCGCCGATCCGGGGCGTGGCTTGCTCGGCGTGTACAGGTTCGAAGGTGAACGGCTGGTGCACGGCGGCGAGCTGCCGACCCATGGCATCGGCCCGCATCAGGTATCGTGGATGCCCGATGGCGAAACCCTGGTGGTGGCCAACGGCGGCATTCGTACCGAGGCCGAAAGCCGGGTCGAGATGAACCTCGACGCCATGGAACCGAGCCTGGTGCTGATGCAACGCGATGGCACTTTGTTGAGCAAGGAAACCCTGGCCCAGCCGATGAACAGCGTGCGCCACCTGGGGATCGCCAGCGACGGCACCATCGTCGCCGGCCAGCAGTTCATGGGGCCGTCCCATGAGTCTTCGGAACTGCTGGCGATCAAGCGCCCCGGCCAGCCGTTCGTGGCCTTCCCGGTGCCTGAGCATCAGTTGCAGGCGATGGGGCATTACACCGCCAGCGTCGCGGTCCACAGTGACTTGCGGCTGGTTGCCTTGACCGCGCCACGCGGCAACCGCTTTTTCATCTGGGACATGGACAGTGGCGAAGTACGCCTGGATGCACCTCTGCCCGATTGCGCCGGGGTCGGTGCGGTGGCCGACGGGTTTGTCGTGACCTCGGGCCAGGGACGATGCCGGTACTACGATTGCCGCCAGGCCGATCTGGTTGCCAAACCGCTGGAGCTGCCAGCGGGGCTTTGGGACAACCATCTGCATCTGATGGCGTAACGCTGCGGCTCCTACAAACCACGCCCCCCTTGTAGGAGCGAGCTTGCTCGCGATGGACGTCAACGATAACGCTGGATGCCTGACACCCCGTGGTGTTCTCAGGTTCTTCGCGAGCAAGCTCGCTCCTACAGCGAAGGCAATCTCAAGATCACCGCAACATTCAATGGCCCCTTCGCCAGCAAGCCGGCGCCTACAGGGGGTCGGGGGAACCCGGAAACATCCATTGGAATCAACCGCGCACTCGGAGTAATGTTCCAGACTGTATGCCCTGATTTTCTCCAAGGAAGTGGAAATATGCTGCGTCGCCGCATGTTGATCATGTTGGGTGTTGTTCTGCTGATCGTGCTGGTCCTGGCCGGATACAAAGCCTTCTCCATCTACACGATGATTCAGGGCTTTTCCGCGCCGAAACCGCCGATCAGCGTCGCTGTGGCCACGGCCACCGAACAGCCGTGGCAAGACCGTCTGCCGACCGTCGGCACGCTCAAGGCCCTGCAAGGCGTGGACCTGAGCCTGGAGACCGATGGCACCGTCATCGATTTGCAGTTCGAGTCAGGACAGAAGGTCAAGGCCGGTCAACCCCTCCTGCGACTCGACAGCGCCGTGGAAAGCGCTTTGCTGGAAACGGCAAAGGCCGACCTTGGGCTGGCCCAACTCGATTACGGTCGCGGTAGCCAACTGGTCGGCAGCCAGGCCATTTCCAAAGGCGAATTCGACCGACTTTCAGCGGTACAGAAAAAGAGCAAGGCCACGGTCAATCAACTCAAGGCTGCGCTCGGCAAAAAAAGCATCGTCGCGCCCTTCAGCGGGACCATCGGCATTCGTCAGGTGGACATCGGTGACTATCTCGCCAGCGGCACCATGATTGCCACCCTGCAAGACCTCAGCAGCCTATATGTGGACTTCTTCGTGCCCGAGCAATCGATACCGAAGATCGCCCTTGGCCAACCGGTGCAGATCATCGTCGCGGCCTACCCGACGCAAACCTTCCCCGGCACCATCAGTGCAATCAACCCGAAAGTCGAAAACAGCACGCGCAACGTTCAGGTCCGCGCAACCCTGGCCAACCCCGACGGCAAGCTGCTGCCCGGGATGTTCGCCAGCCTGCAGGTGATGTTGCCTGACCCGCAGCCGCGCATCGTGGTGCCGGAAAGTGCGATCACCTACACCTTGTATGGCAATTCGATCTATGTCGTCGCGCAGAAAAAAGCCGAAGACGGCAGCCTGGAAAAAGACGACAAGGGCCAACCGATCCTGATTGCCGAACGGCGTTTCATTGAAACCGGCGAGCGCCGTGATGGGCAGGTGATGATCACCAAAGGTGTGCAGAACGGCGAAAAAGTGGTCACGGCCGGCCAGATCAAACTGGACAACGGCGCACACATTGCCATCAGCGACGACAAGACTTTAGCCGAGAAGAA carries:
- a CDS encoding imelysin family protein codes for the protein MFRPKLLFTSLAALALGACSPQDPQAVTSAAIAKSVILPTYTRWVEADRQLAVSALAYCEGKADLDTARADFLHAQKAWAELQPLLIGPLAEGNRAWQVQFWPDKKNLVGRQVEQLVTSQPQIDAAALAKSSVVVQGLSAYEYILFDSKPDVANAEQKAKYCPLLIAIGERQQQLAEDILKGWNNTDGMLAQMSKFPNPRYADSHEAIADLLRVQVTALDSLKKKLGTPMGRQTKGVPQPFQADAWRSQSSLTGLEASLAAARTVWEGVDNKGLRGLLPSEQKPLADKIDAAYAASLNLFASNQRSLTEMLNDDAGRQQLNDIYDSLNVVHRLHEGELAKALGIQLGFNANDGD
- a CDS encoding efflux RND transporter periplasmic adaptor subunit codes for the protein MLRRRMLIMLGVVLLIVLVLAGYKAFSIYTMIQGFSAPKPPISVAVATATEQPWQDRLPTVGTLKALQGVDLSLETDGTVIDLQFESGQKVKAGQPLLRLDSAVESALLETAKADLGLAQLDYGRGSQLVGSQAISKGEFDRLSAVQKKSKATVNQLKAALGKKSIVAPFSGTIGIRQVDIGDYLASGTMIATLQDLSSLYVDFFVPEQSIPKIALGQPVQIIVAAYPTQTFPGTISAINPKVENSTRNVQVRATLANPDGKLLPGMFASLQVMLPDPQPRIVVPESAITYTLYGNSIYVVAQKKAEDGSLEKDDKGQPILIAERRFIETGERRDGQVMITKGVQNGEKVVTAGQIKLDNGAHIAISDDKTLAEKNSPPRAD
- a CDS encoding di-heme oxidoredictase family protein, which translates into the protein MPSLPLRLSALLLALGLSACDDAPKFTQAEPGEARSGGSATVRKTDQNAFSLPSANLPPSRRVDFSVGNSFFRNPWVIAPSTTTARDGLGPLFNTNACQNCHIKDGRGHPPAPDAPNAVSMLVRLSIPDTPAYAKVIEQLGVVPEPVYGGQFQDMAVPGIVPEGKVRVDYTPVSVRFKDGTEVQLRKPRLQITQLGYGPMHPDTRFSARVAPPMIGLGLLEAIPEEAILANAEAQAREKNGIAGRPNRVWDDAQQKTVLGRFGWKAGQPNLNQQNVHAFSGDLGLTTSLRPVDDCTDGQTACKQAPNGNGPDGEPEVSDNILRLVLFYSRNLAVPARRDVGAPEVLAGKNLFFQAGCQSCHTPKYTTAANAAEPELANQVIRPYSDLLLHDMGDGLADNRSEFQASGRDWRTPPLWGIGLTQAVSGHTQFLHDGRARNLLEAVLWHGGEAKAAQQQVLSFDAGQRAALLAFLNSL
- a CDS encoding DUF1513 domain-containing protein is translated as MLRRQALTLGSLLLGAVTLGGWTLFRQKDKSPLLLSARDDGDGKHYAVGYRLDGTRVFATRVGQRCHDIINHPTLPMALFVARRPGTESYLVDLRDGTLLQTVASQPNRHFYGHAVIHQSGDWLYATENDTADPGRGLLGVYRFEGERLVHGGELPTHGIGPHQVSWMPDGETLVVANGGIRTEAESRVEMNLDAMEPSLVLMQRDGTLLSKETLAQPMNSVRHLGIASDGTIVAGQQFMGPSHESSELLAIKRPGQPFVAFPVPEHQLQAMGHYTASVAVHSDLRLVALTAPRGNRFFIWDMDSGEVRLDAPLPDCAGVGAVADGFVVTSGQGRCRYYDCRQADLVAKPLELPAGLWDNHLHLMA